GGAAACGGGCCGGAAGTATGACGGGCGGGGCGTGGACGGTGGAACCGTGCGGCACGTCACCTGCGGTCGGCGCTCACCGGGAAGAGGTGGGAGCGAAGAACCTCGAACCGTGGAATGACACGGCAGGGCGGCGATCCGTACGCGGCGCCGGGCGCCTCGCGTGGGGATGACCGCCGATGGCGGGGCCGGGACTGGCCGGGACGTGCGTCGTGGCGCAATGCCGAGGGGCCCGCACCGAGCGTGTACGCGGTGCGGGCCCCTCGCTGCCGGGCGGGCGCCGTGGCAGGAAAACTACAGCGGACGGATGTTCTCGGCCTGCGGGCCCTTCTGGCCCTGCGCGACGTCGAACTCGACCTTCTGGCCCTCGAGCAGCTCACGGAAGCCGCCGGCGTTGATGTTCGAGTAGTGGGCGAACACGTCCGGGCCGCCACCCTCCTGCTCGATGAAGCCGAAGCCCTTTTCCGCGTTGAACCACTTCACAGTGCCATTAGCCATAAATAAATCTCCTTCAAGGGGCTGTCCGAAGTCCGCACGGTACCGACTCCGAGATGCCGCGATGATGACCCACCCGGAACGAAACCGGAAAAAAATACGCCCGCGACACCTCAGCAGACGTAAAGAAATCTCATGGGAACCACTACTGCAACTACATGCGACTCTAGCAGGCCGATGCGTTCCGTGGTGGATATTTCACCGCGGGCTCCCTGGGAAACCGGCTTCCGACCTGCCGCCCCGGAGCCGTCGACGCGGTCAACACACCGCGCCACCAGGCACATCGATGACAAGAACGCACGCCGCACCCACCCCGGAATCTCCCCGGCAGTTGCGACGCGGACGGAACGGGAGCGGCTGCGCACGGACTGCCTCGCGGCAGCCCCGGCCGTCGGCCGCCGCGCCGTCCGCGCCCGGCGGCAGCCCCGGCCGTCGGCCGCCGCGCCGTCCGCGTCCGGCGGCGGCGCAGGCGGCGCAGGCGGCGGACGACCCCACTCGAATTCCGGCATGCAGGATTTCCAGGCCGGCGCTGCCCGGATTCGCTCCGCAACGACCGCCGCGCCCGGGAACCGGCACGAATCTCGGCGGTTCGGGAGCGGACCGAACCCGCTTTGGTGAAGGAGCAGTTCAAGGAGGAGGTCGAGCAGCGCACCGGCGAGGTCGCGGCCGTGCTCGACGGGTCGGAGGGGGTGCTGCGCGACCGGGCGGGCGGTGCACCCCTGCGTGGTGAGCACGGTGGTCGAACGCGCGGACTTCGCCGAACCCGCCCTGGACGAGCCGAGGTTGGATCCGCAGCACTGCCTGCGCAACCTGCGGGTGGTGGCCTCCCGGCACCCGTACGACCTGGGACCCGTGCCGCCGGTCGTCGACTTCGACCCGGCCCGGTTCAAGATCGCGGCTGACAGCGCCGTCGTCGGCCCGCTCGACAGCCGCCCCGGCCTGCTGCGGATGGACCCGTTCGCGGGGGACGGGTTCGTTGCGAGCAGGGCGCTCAGCAGGGCGAAGCGGAACCAGCCGTCGAGTTGGGGCACGGGCTCGGCGTCGAACCAGCAGTCAGCGGCTTGCGGATCCGATGGGGCCTCCAGGAGGATCGCGGTGGGGCGCGGATCGCCGGAGGGCAGCGGGGCAAGGGCCGCGCAGGCCCGGATCGCCGGGTCCGGGTCGGTGAGCGGGTCACTTCCCGCTCAGCCGGACCGACTCGGGCGGCCTCTTCGTATCCGCCGCGTCCGCGCTCGGCGCCGTGATCATCTTTCGCGAGGCGACGGAGCGCAACACCGGGTTTCCGCCGTGGACCTCGTCTGCCGCGCCCCGGCCGGCGCGGTGCCCTCGGAGGAGCGATCGACGAGCACCGCTGTTCCGCTCTATCCGGCGGTCTCCACCAGCACGATCTGGACGAGATAGGGGAGGACCGCGACCGCCTGGGGGTCGTGGTCGAGCAGCACCGCGACCGGTGCCCGGCCGTGGGCCCGCAGTGCCTCGACCGGGCGCGCCCAGCGGGGCGGGTCGAGGGGAGCGCGCGGTGCGGCCGGTCGCCGCTCCTGCTCGACGCCGATCGCCGGGGCGGTGGAGGGTACCGAACCGGACATCGCCGCGACCCGTGACTTCTGTGCCAGCAGCGCCTCGCAGTGCTGCGCCAACCCGGTCTCCACAGCGGAGATCCAGGTGAGCCCGGCAGCCGCACCCACCGGGGGACGGAACGGGGGCCGGGGAAGCGGCGGCGCGCCGAAGGCGTCCTCGCGCGGTATCCGGCGCAGCGAGCCGGTGGCCAGGTCCAGCCCCCAGACCGGGGGCTGCTCCTCGGACGAGCATGCGGGCCGGTGGGCCGCCAGCGCGCCGTAGGCGGCGAGAGCCGTGAGGGCGGCGGCGGTGCGATCCTCGCCGGGGTCCTGCCCGCTGCCCGCGGCGGCTGCGCCGAGCACCGCGCCCAACAGGCCGGTGTGGTCCCGGGCCACCCCGTCCGCCCGGGCAAGGAACTGCCCGGCGTCCACCGCCTCCCCGCCGATGCGCTGCAGGAAGGCTGCCCGCGCCTCCGCCTGGGTGGTCCCCCGCCGGCTGCCGCCGTACGGGTCCGCGGCGGAGGCGTCCGATCGCAGCTCCATGGCCCTCCCTCCTCCGGGCTCCCGCTGTCGGTGAGCCTCTCGGTCCATGGAATACGGACTGGATATCCGCCGGATCATCCCGCGATATAAGCCGCTCCCCGGGAGCTGTCCCGGATGACGAGGGTGCAGCACTTCGCGCCGCCACCGTCCTTCAGCGGAGAAGGCTTCCGGGTCGTACATGATCTCGTCGCCGTCGAGCACGGTCAGGACCGTGTCGAGGTGGTAGAACCGCGGGTCCACGAGTTCCGGACTGATCACCGGGCGCCCGAAGAACTCCTGCGCCTCCGCGTAGGCGGAGCGGCACATCAGGTACCGGCGGGGGCGGGCGGTGCGGACCCGCGGGAAATCATTCATGGCAGGGTTCCTTCGACGGGATGCGGCAGACGGCACGGTGCGCGGACGGCATGGTGCGGAGGCGTCACCCGGTCCTGACGCACGGGCCCCGGACAGGTGAGGTGAGGTGGCGTCCTCGGCATCGGCAGCCGGGCCGCTCACGGAGGTCGCCGATCGAGGGTCGACCGGCTCGGGGCCGGCCGCAGGGGGACGCCGAGAATGTGTGTCGGCGCGGAATCACACGCATTTGCCGGGGCGTCGGCGAAACCGCCCGGGCCGGGAAGCGGGATCCGAGTACTCGGAATCCTCGGGCGCATCAGCGGCCCGATCATGGCACATCCGGGTGCCTGCGGGTGGGCCCGGTATCCGCCTTTCTTCCTGGTTGTGATGTTCCCGTGGAGGTTGCCGGTGCACTACATTGTCAGGGTTGGGGGGGTGTCCAACGGACTGCGCTACAGCTCAAGTGGCTTGCCATGCAATCGATTCGGGCCGCAGAGGACCCTCTTCTGACGGCCCCTTCGATCAGCTGCGATCCGCGTCCCGACGCCACCGTTCCCGCAGGCGTCCAGGTCACGTGGTCCAAGTCGGTGGGGAAGGGAACATGGTGGAGGACATCAGATTCTCCGTGCTCGGGCCCGTGCGCATGCATCGGGGCGAGACCGTTCTCCCGTCCCGGTCGCCACAGCTGCAGGCTCTTCTGGTGGCCCTGCTGCTCCGTCCCGGACGATCGGCCTCGGCGCATGAATTGATCACGGCGATCTGGGGCGAATCCTCCCCGGATTCCGCTCTGTCGAGCCTGCGCACGTACGCGTGGCGCCTGCGCCAGGCCCTGGAGGTCGACCGTACCGACCCCAAGTTACTCATTTCCCTGCACGACGGATACCAGTTGATGGTTGCTCCGGACTCGGTGGACGCGAACTGCGCGGACAAGCTGGCCGCCGACGCCGCACGTGCCCGTTCACAGGGCCGGGACGACGACTGCAGCCGACTGCTGGACGAGGCCCTGGGACTGTGGCAGGGCGAACCCTTGTCGGGTGTTCCGGGACCCTACGCGGACCAGCAGCGTTCACGGCTCAACGAACTCCGGCGGGGTCTGCTGGAAGAGCGTTTCGGCCACAATCTCCGATTGGGGCGGAACTCGGCCGTCATACCCGAGCTCACCGCGTTCATAGCCGAAAACCCGCTGCAGGAAAGGCCCTACGGGTTCCTGATGCGGGCGCTGTACGCCTCCGGCCGCCAGGCCGACGCGCTGGCGGTGTTCGCCCGGGCCCGGCACGTCCTGGCCGAGGAACTGGGCGTCGATCCCGGGCCGGAATTGACCGCACTCCATGCCCGCGTCCTGGCCGGCGACCCACTGCTCAGCGCTGCCGCGCACAGGCAGGGGCAGCAGCAGGCCCAGCAGGAGCCGGAGCCGGTCCCCGCACCGCGGGCGGCCCGGCCGGACGAGGTGTCCGCACCGGTCGGAACGGACGCGGAGGATGCGCCCGGGAGCGGCGGCAGCCCCCACCTGGTCTCCCGACCCGCCCAACTTCCGGCGGACACGGCTGATTTCACCGGGCGCACAGCCGAGGTGACCGACCTGTGCCGGGTACTCACCAGCACCACCAGGACGTCGCTGCCCGTGGTGTCCGTCGCGGGCATGGGCGGCATCGGGAAGACCACGCTGGCGCTGCGGGTCGCCCATCTGGCCAAGCCCCGGTTCACCGATGGACAGCTGTACGCCGACCTGGGCGGCAACGGGCTGGAGCCCGCCGAGCCGGGGACGGTCCTGGGCAGCCTGCTGACGACGCTGGGGGTTCCGGGGCACGCCCTCCCCAACGCGACCGAGGACCGCGCGCGCCTCTTCCGCTCCGTGCTCGACGGGCGGCGCATCCTGCTCCTGCTCGACAACGCCCGGGATCCGGCACAGGTCAGACCGCTGTTACCGGGCTCGGCCGACTGTGCGGTGATCGTCACCAGCCGAGCCCGACTCACCGGGCTGCCCACCTCCGCCCAGGCCGATCTGAACGTCTTCACGACCGACGAGGCCACCGGCCTGCTGCGCTCGATCGTCGGCGAGGAGCGCATCACCGACGAGCATGCCGCCACCGAACTGGTGACGGCCTGCGGGCATCTTCCGCTGGCCGTCCGGATCGTGGCCGCGCGACTGGCCGCCCGCCCGCAGTGGCAGGTCGAGACGATGACCCGCCGGCTTGCCGACCAACGCCGTCGCATCGGTGAACTGCGGGCCGGGGACCTGGCGGTGGCCGCGGCCTTCGAACTCGGCTACCGCCAACTGACGGCCGATCAGGCCAGGGCGTTCCGGCTGCTCGCGCCCGCGACCCGGACCGGTATCGGACTGGCTGCCGCCGCCGCGGCCCTCGATCTCGCCGAGGAGGATGCCGAGGACCTGCTGGAAGCACTGGTGGACGCCGCCATGCTGGAGGCGCCCCTGCCCGGCCGGTACCGGTTCCACGATCTGGTCCGCGCCTTCGCGCTGCAGCTCCCGGCTCCCCCGCCCTCCGAGGACGACGACGAGCGCGGTGCGGCGCTGAGCCGGATGCTCGACCACCTGCTCGCCGGAGGATCCACCGCCTTCCGGCACATGGTTCCGGGCGACCCGGTCGGCGTCTTCCTGGTCCGCAGCCCCGCCGCGGGTCCGCAGCTCGACTCGCTGGCGGAGGCACGGGCCTGGGTGGCCACCGAGTTCGACTGCATCACCAATGCGGTGACCCTGGCCGCCCAGAGCCCGTCCGGGCCCGAAGGCCGGCTGCTGCGCACGGCGACCGACCTGCTGGTCGCCCTGAGTCCGTACGGCAAGGGCATTCCCTACGGCCAACTGGCCGAGGCCGCCCGGACGGTGGCGGAGACGGCGGCCCTGCGGGGCGACGACCGCGCGGAAGGCCGGGCCCGCTTCGTCTGCGGCAACGCCGCTCTGCAGAACATTCAGCTGGCGGAGGCCGACCTGCACATCCGGCTGGCGACCGAGGCCTGCCTACGCGCGGACGACCGGGTCATCCTCCAGCAGACCCTCAACGACCAGGGTCTGATCGCCCAGTTCCAGCAGAACTACGCCGACGCTGTCCGCTTCTACGACCGGGGGACGCTGCTCGCCCGGGAGTTGGGACACCACTCCGGCGAACTGGCGACCATCCTCAACGCCGCGCAGGCCCGCCTTCGCAGCGGAAGGGCCGAGGAGGCACTGCAGGCCTGCGACGAAGCCCTGGTCGCCCTGCGCGCGGTGGCGGACCGGAACGGAATCGCCTACGCCCACTACGTCCGCGGTCTGGCCCTGCACGAGTTGGAGCGCTACGACGGCGCCGCCGCGAGTTACCTGAGCTGTCTGGCGCTCTGCGAGGCCGAGGGCATCCGGGGCCGGGAAGCGCAGGCGCGGCTCCGCCTCGCGGACACCTTGCGGGTGACGGGCGAGTCCGTCGAGGCGCTGTCCCAGGCCCAGCAGGCGCTGGCCCTCTGCGAGGAGCTGGGCGCGGAACGCGACCGCGGGCACGCGCTGGTCGTGCTCAGCCATGTCCTCGCCGACCTGGGCGAGCTCCGGTCCGCACTGGCCCGGGCCGTGCAGGCACACGCCGTGTTCACCGGGCTGGGGCTCCCGGACGCCGTTCGGGCGGGAGCCCTCGTCGCCGACCTCGAACTGGCTCAGGGGCCGGCGAACGACTGAATCACCGGGTACCGCCGCGGTACCCGTGCCGGCCTCAGCCCGTGCTGTTCCACTCGCCGGCCGGCGCCGGGGTCGGACTGGAGACCGGCGCCGGGGTCGGGATCGACCCGTCGGCCTGCACGGTCACCGACCGGCCCGACATCGGGGCGCCGGGGTGAACCGGGGCCGCCGAGACCGCGAGGGCCAGGGCGGACGCGCATCCGGCCGCGGCCACGGCCGCACCGACACGCAGCGCCAGTGACTGTATCGATCGCTTCATCGGAGTGTCCGTTCACTCGGGGGGCTGGGTTCGAGCAACAGTCTTCTCGCGCTCGATCTCACGCTGATACACGCCCGATCGCCGACCCCTCTCCCGCTCCGATCGGCCCGCCCGGGGCTCCGCGATCCGGCGTATATCGGCGCTGTGGAACATCGTCGTCATGACGGACCGGGCCGGCGGCCGCAGGGCCCCGGCCGGGATGCGGCGATCGGGCAGGGGTGTACGGCACCTCGACCGACATCAGCGGCCCCACCCGAGCACCTGCCGCCTCCCGGGCCGTCTTCACCGCACCCGCCTGCTCCTGGGAGAGGAACGAAACGCCATGACCGACGTGACCGAGGACCTGCAGACCTACCTGGTGGTCGTCAACCACGAGGAGCAGTACTCCGTGTGGCGCTCCGACCGTGAGCTGCCCAACGGCTGGAACGCCGTCGGATCGCCGGCCGGCCGGGCCGAGTGCCTCGCCCGCATCGAGGAGCTGTGGACGGACATGCGTCCGCTCAGCGTCCGCTGACCCGATCACCGCTCAGCACGATCCGCGCACAGCACCCGGGCCGGGCCGCTCAGATCGGCGGCCCCGGCCCGGGTGATCGGAGAAAGCCCTCGGCCCTGTCGACGTTCGGAAGGTGACATGCCTGCATCAAGCTTGGAGTCGGACAGCTCCATGGACGAATTCCCCCGCACTGCCCGCACTCCGTACGCGTTCGACCTCCTGGCCCTCGCGCAGGGAACCACCGTCCCCCGTACGCCGACCACCCTCGTGGCCATGTTCGAGGACCAGGCCGCCCGCACCCCGCACGCCCCGGCCGCGGTCTGCGGAACGACCACCAGCTCGTACGCGGAGCTCAACGCCCGGGCGAACCGGCTCGCCCGGCTGCTGGCCGCCCGCGGCATCGGCCCCGAGGACCGGGTCGCGGTGCTGCTGCCCCGCAACCACGACCTGCTCACCGCACTGCTGGCCGTCCTCAAGTGCGGTGCGGCCTACGTCCCGCTCGACCCCGGACACATGGGCCGGCGGATCGGCCTGATCCTCGACGACACCCGGCCGGCCTGCCTGATCACCGACACCAGGACGTCCCCGCACCTCACCCGGGACCTGCCGGTCCTCCAGCTGGACACCCCCGAGCACCGCGCGGCATGCGCCGACCGGTCGCCCGACGACCTCACCGACACCGACCGGGTCGCGCCACTGTCCCCGCAGCATCCGGCCTACCTCGTCTACACCTCCGGCTCGACCGGAACGCCCAAGGGCGTGGTCGTCGAGCACCACGCCGCGGCCGCCTACCTCCAGTGGACCGTCCACCTCAACCAGGACCTCTCCGGGAGTGTGCCGTTCCACGGCTCGGTCTCCTTCGACGGCACCGCGACCGCCCTCTTCGGGCCCCTGGTCTCCGGCGGGCTGATCATCCTCGCCGACCTGGACGACGACCCGCAGACCCGTGCCAACCTGCTGGACCACCCGGCGTCCTTCCTCAAGGGCACACCCAGCCTCCTCCCCCGACTGATGGACCTCGGAAGCGAGTTCGCACCGAGCGGGGTGCTCATGCTCGGTGGCGAGCAGCTGACCGGCCAGGCCCTGGCCGGCTGGCGGTCCCGGTACCCCGGCACAGCCGTGGTCAACAGCTACGGCCCCAGCGAGGTGGTGGTCGCCTGCACGCAGTACCGGGTGGAGCCCGGCAGCCCGCTGCCGGCCGGCCCGCTCCCGATCGGGCGCCCGGCCTGGAACACCAGCATCCACCTGCTGGACGGCGACCTGCGACCCGTCGAGCCGGGCGCGGTGGGCGAACTCCACGTCGGCGGGCCCGGCCTGGCCCGCGGGTACTGGAACCGCCCCGGCCCCACGGCCGCCGCCTTCCTCCCGGACCCGGACGGAGCCCCCGGGGCACGGATGTACCGCACCGGTGACCTCGCCCGCTGGAACGCCGACGGCCAGCTGGAGTTCCTGGCCCGCGCGGACGGGCAGCTCAACCTGCGCGGGTACCGCATCGAACCGGGCGAGGTGGAGGCGGCCCTGCGCCGTGAGCCGGCGGTCGCCCAGGCCGTCGTGACGGTCCGCGAGGACCGCGAGGGCGACCGGCGTCTCGTCGGCTACGTGGTCGCGGAGCACGACGCGCACCTCGACACGGCGGCACTGTGCGAACTCGTCGGCACCCTGCTCCCCCCCTACATGGTCCCCAGCACCGTCGTCGTGCTCGACCGACTGCCCCTGAACAGCAGCGGCAAGATCGACCGCGGCGCG
Above is a genomic segment from Kitasatospora cineracea containing:
- a CDS encoding cold-shock protein, with the translated sequence MANGTVKWFNAEKGFGFIEQEGGGPDVFAHYSNINAGGFRELLEGQKVEFDVAQGQKGPQAENIRPL
- a CDS encoding MbtH family protein, encoding MTDVTEDLQTYLVVVNHEEQYSVWRSDRELPNGWNAVGSPAGRAECLARIEELWTDMRPLSVR
- a CDS encoding AfsR/SARP family transcriptional regulator: MVEDIRFSVLGPVRMHRGETVLPSRSPQLQALLVALLLRPGRSASAHELITAIWGESSPDSALSSLRTYAWRLRQALEVDRTDPKLLISLHDGYQLMVAPDSVDANCADKLAADAARARSQGRDDDCSRLLDEALGLWQGEPLSGVPGPYADQQRSRLNELRRGLLEERFGHNLRLGRNSAVIPELTAFIAENPLQERPYGFLMRALYASGRQADALAVFARARHVLAEELGVDPGPELTALHARVLAGDPLLSAAAHRQGQQQAQQEPEPVPAPRAARPDEVSAPVGTDAEDAPGSGGSPHLVSRPAQLPADTADFTGRTAEVTDLCRVLTSTTRTSLPVVSVAGMGGIGKTTLALRVAHLAKPRFTDGQLYADLGGNGLEPAEPGTVLGSLLTTLGVPGHALPNATEDRARLFRSVLDGRRILLLLDNARDPAQVRPLLPGSADCAVIVTSRARLTGLPTSAQADLNVFTTDEATGLLRSIVGEERITDEHAATELVTACGHLPLAVRIVAARLAARPQWQVETMTRRLADQRRRIGELRAGDLAVAAAFELGYRQLTADQARAFRLLAPATRTGIGLAAAAAALDLAEEDAEDLLEALVDAAMLEAPLPGRYRFHDLVRAFALQLPAPPPSEDDDERGAALSRMLDHLLAGGSTAFRHMVPGDPVGVFLVRSPAAGPQLDSLAEARAWVATEFDCITNAVTLAAQSPSGPEGRLLRTATDLLVALSPYGKGIPYGQLAEAARTVAETAALRGDDRAEGRARFVCGNAALQNIQLAEADLHIRLATEACLRADDRVILQQTLNDQGLIAQFQQNYADAVRFYDRGTLLARELGHHSGELATILNAAQARLRSGRAEEALQACDEALVALRAVADRNGIAYAHYVRGLALHELERYDGAAASYLSCLALCEAEGIRGREAQARLRLADTLRVTGESVEALSQAQQALALCEELGAERDRGHALVVLSHVLADLGELRSALARAVQAHAVFTGLGLPDAVRAGALVADLELAQGPAND